In Streptomyces camelliae, the sequence ACCTTCGCGTCTCGTACGGCAAGGTCGCCGAGTTCCAGAAGCGCGGGGCCCTGCATTTCCACGCCGTCGTACGCCTCGACGGCCCGGAGGGGCCCGGGACACCCCCGCCCGCGTGGGCCACGGTCGACCTACTCACGGACGCGCTACGTGCCGCCGCAGCGCACTCGTACACGTCCGTCTCGGTCCCGGCTGCCGGTGACGAGCCCGCCCGTACCTTCCGCTGGGGCCGACAGCTCGACGTCCGCCCGGTCAAGGCCTTCGGTGACGACTCCGACATCACCGAACAGGCCGTCGCCTCGTACGTGGCCAAGTACGCCACCAAGGCCGCCGAGAACACTGGCACCCTCGACCGCCGCATCGGTGAACTCTCCGAACTCGACCGCCACCAGGTCCCCGACCACGCCCGACGGCTCATCACCGCATGCCGCGACCTGGACAGCCTGTACCCGGACCGGCGCCTCTGGGCCTGGGCACACATGCTCGGCTTCCGCGGGCACTTCTCGTCCAAGTCGCGCACCTACTCCACCACCCTCGGCGCCCTCCGCCAGGAACGCGCCGACTACCGCGCCGCGCAGGAGGCATCCGCCCTCGGCCTCGACGACCGCGAGCCGGACACCGTCCTCGTCCTGGCGGACTGGCAGTACGCCGGCCACGGCCACACCCCGGGCGAAGCCGCCCTCGCCACGACCATCGCCCGCGATCTCCAACTCAACCGCGAGACCGCCCGCGATGCCCTGACCGACCAGCTCGCTCGCGAAGGAGCCGCAGCATGACCACCGTCACCGCCGAACTCCTGACCGTGCCGGAAGTCATGACTCGGCTGAAGCTCGGACGCTCCAAGGTCTACGACCTCATCCGGTCGCACCGCCTCGTCTCGATCAAGATTGACGGCGCCCGGCGGATCCCCATTGACGCGGTCCGGGACTTCGTCCTCGGCCAGATGGAGGAGGCTGCCTGATGGCCAGTCAGCGCAAGCGCAACCCGAACGGCGCCGGCACCATCACCAAGCGCAAGGACGGCCGCTTTCAGTGCGCGGTCTACGTGCTCCAGCCGGACGGCACCCGCGCCCGCAAGTTCGCCTACGGCAAGACCTGGGCGGAGTGCGACGCCAAACGCCGTGAACTGCTCGACAAGGTGGACCAGGGCGTGCCCGTGCCCACCAAGTCAGCCAAGCTCTCGGAGTGGCTGCCGTACTGGCTGGACAACGTCATCAAGCCCCGTCGGAAGCTCAGCACCTTCGACAAGTACGAGGCACACGTCCGCCTCTACCTGGTGCCGCTCCTCGGGGCCAAGCGACTCGAATCACTCGGCGTCGCCGACGTCCGCCGGTTCCTCGTGCGCCTGGAGAAGGACACCACCGCCGCAACCGCCAAGGAATCACACCGAGTTCTGCGCTCCGCTCTGTCCTCCGCGTGCCGCGAAGAACTGATCACGCGCAACGTGGCCAAGCTCGTTGAGCCGCCCCGCACGGACACACCCGAGCTTCACCCCTGGACTCTGGACGAGACGCTCGACTTCCTTGCCGCCTCCCGCAAGGACCCGCTCTACGCGGCCTTCGTGCTCGCCATCGCCATGGGCCTCCGTCGGGGAGAGATCGTCGGCCTCCGCTGGTCGGACGTCGACCTCGACAGCCGCGTCCTCTACGTCCGTCATCAGGTCCAGCGTCGCCGTGGCGTCCTGTACGACGACGACCCCAAGAGCCGCCGTCGCCGTGCCGTCCCGCTGCCCGCCCTCTGCATCGCGCCCCTGCGCTGGCAGCGCATGCGGCAGGCAGCCTCCCGTGCCAAGGCGGGGGAGAAGTGGCAGGGGTCGGACTACGTCTTCGCCACCCGGACCGGTCGGCCCGTCGAGCCGCGCAACCTCTACCGCTCCTTCACCCGCGTCGCCGAGTCCGCCGGCCTCCGCGTCATTCGCCTCCACGACGCCCGTCACGGCACCGCCACACTCCTCACGGCGGCCGGAGTCGCGCCCCGCGTCGTGATGGAGATCCTCGGCCACTCCCAGATCAGCATCACCATGGACGTCTACACCCACGTCGTCCAGGACACCCAGCGCGAGGCCATGAGCCACATGGACCGGCTGCTGCGGAGGCGCCCCGGTCGTCAGTGACCGCCCCCGTTGATGTCAGAAGTAGATGTCAAAGGGCCCTCACCTACGGAAATCCGTACGTGAGGGCCCTTTGGCCTGGTGCCCCCGGCAGGATTCGAACCTGCGACACCCGCTTTAGGAGAGCGGTGCTCTATCCCCTGAGCTACGAAGGCGTGGTACTCGATCCACAGAGTACCGGATGGTGACCTGGGGGGTGGTCGGGTTGTCAGGTTGGGGGGATGGGGGTGAAGCGGGAGGCGGTGTGGAGGTCGGTCTGGATGTGGGCGGCGGTGGTGTGGAGGGCGGGGAGGACGTCGGTCACGCAGGACTCCAGGGTGCGGCGGGCCGCGTGGGTGGCCACGCACACCGCGGCGACCGCTCGGCCCGCGCGGTCCCGTACCGGTACGGCGATGGAGCGCAGGCCCGACTCCAGTTCCTCGTCGGCGAGGGCGTAGCCCTGCGCGCGGATCTCCGGGAAGGCGGGGGAGTTGTCGGCCAGGAGGACGCGGCCGAGGGAGGTCGCGGTGGCGGGGAGGCGGGCGCCGACCGTGATGTGGACCGTGAGGACGCGGCTCGTGCCCGCTCCGGCCGTGTACTGGATCTCCGTGCCGTCTTCCGTCAGAAGCGCCATCGCCGTCGGTTCGTGCAGGCGGGCCGCCAGCGCGCGCAGGTGGGGTTCGGCCAGGTGGGGGAGTGTCGTACGGGAGAGGGGCGGGAAGCCGAGGTCGAGGACGCGGGGGGTGAGGGTGAAGGTGCGGTCCGGGTGCGCGCGTACCAGGCCCAGGTGTTCGTGTGTGAGGAGTGCGCGGCGGGCCGTGGCCCGGGACAGGCCCGTCGCCCGAGACACCTCCGTGAGCGGCAGGGCTGAGCGGCCCGCGCCGAACGCGGTCAGTACGGTCAGGCCGCGGGCCAGTGACTCCACGAAGTCCCGGCCCAGTTCGTGCTTCGACGCCGTCGTCCAGGTTGCCAGGCCTGACGGTGGTGGGCCCGGCTCGGGCGGCGGTGCCGTGCGCAGGTCCGCCTCCATCGCCGCCACCGCCGTACGCAGGCGGGGCAGGAGGCTGGTGCGCAGGTCGGCCGCCGAGTGCCGGCTGGTGTGGCTGACCACGCTCGCCACGCACACCGGTCGGCCGGTGGCCGGGTCCCGTACCGGTACGGAGACCGCGACCAGCCCCGGTTCGATCAGCTGGTCGTCCAGCGCCCAGCCGTCCCGGCGGGCCCGTTCCACCCGCTCCGTGAAAGCGGCCTCGTCGTCTCCGGCTGTCTGCTGGGGCGGTACGGCGGGGAAGGCCGTACCCTGCGGGTCCGCGGCCCGGCGTGCGCGCCAGCGTGCCCAGTCCGGCTCGGTCCAGCCGGTCGCGAACAGCGGTCCGGGCGCGGTGCGTTCGACGGGGAGGAGGTCGCCGATGCGGAAGCTCACCGACAGCGCGCGGCGGCGGGTGGCCTGGTGGATGAAGCGGATGCCGTCGAGGTCGGCGACCGCGAGGGACACCGACTCGTCCAGTTCGTCGGCGAGGGCGTCGGCGTGCGCGCCGAGCAGGGCGGGCAGGCGCAGGGCGGCCAGATAGGCGTTGCCCAGCTCCATCACGCGGGGAGCCAGTACGACGTCCCGGGCGTCCAGGCGGACGTAGCCCATGCGGGCCAGGGTCGCGGTGATCCGGTCGACCGTGGACCGGGCGAGCCCGGTGGCCCGCTCCAGCGCGCTCGGGCTCAGCGTGCCGCCCGCCTCGGTCAGCCGCCGCAGCACCCCCACCCCACGCATCAGCGGCCCGACCGCTTCCCCGGGTGGGCCGGTCACCTCGACAGAGCCCTCGGCAGCGGCGGCGGCAGCGCCTTCGGCGTCCAGTGCGGGGTTCGCGGGCATCAGCTCTCCGGTACGGCATTCGGGCACGCCTACGGTAAACCGTGCCCGCCTCCCGCTCGCCGCCTCCGACGCAACCCCCGCCCGCCGGACTCCCCTCCCCCACCTGCTCCTAGCCCCGAGTGACTCGCACTCGGTAGTTCCCCTCCTCGTCCTTCTCCACTACCTGCACGCTGATCCCGTGCGCGGGGTCCTTGAAGGTTTCGCCGGGGGAGAAGGGAGCGTCGGAGAGTTCTGCCTGGACGTTGGGGCTGTGGGTGCAGCCGCCGCTGTTGCGGTGGGCGTCGTAGACCGTGATCGGCCCACGGCCGGTGTCGACCGTCGCGTCGACCTTGTAGACAAGGACGCCCGGGTGGCAGATCGCCTCGTCGTTGCCGCCGGGGGTGCGCACCTCCAGCGCGTACGAGCTGTGGCCGTCGACCGGCACGATCACCAGTTTCCCGCCCCCCGTCGTGTGCAGCGGCGTCAGCAGGTAATCGGCGCTGCCCGGAGTCGTCGCGCAGCCCACCTGGGAGCCGTCCAGCCAGCCCAGTTTCCACTTGTGCCAGCCGAGCAGATCGTTGTCGGCCCCCCAGTCCTCGCTCATGATGTCCCAGTGCCCGACCGCGCCCCCGCCCTCCTGCGTGTACAGGTCGGGCAGGCCGAAGGTGTGGCCGTTCTCGTGGGGCAGGACGCGGTAGCCGGTGTGCGCGTACGAGCCGGAGCCGTCGTCCTGGCGGGAGTAGACGAAGGACGCGTTGGAGATGGGGACGCCGTCGGCGACCGGGGCGTCGCCGTTGCCGGCGAAGGTCACCGACAGCACCGTGTCCAGCGCGGACGGGCCGGCGTTCGGGCTGACCAGGACGTTGAGGATGTCGTACGAGCGGAAGTCCACATGCGGGTCGGCCGCGGCCACGATGTCCCGCACCAGCTGCCGGTACCCGGGGTCGAAGGGTGCGCCGCGCTCTATGCCGTACGCCCGGAAGGGTTTCGGCATCCGCAGCCAGCTCGTGATCGGCGTCCCCGGCCGGTAGTCCAGGCGGCCGTACGACGCCTTACGGAACCACTCCTGGGTCTGCGGGAAGAACTCGTGGAAGCGGTCCATCGCGCTGCCCTGGCCCGGCGCGTCGGAGAAGTCGACCATCAGGGTCAGGGCGTGCACCGTGCCTGTGGAGCGGGCGTAGCCCTGCGGAGTGGGGACGCCCTCGGTCATCTGCACGTCGGGACCGCCGTGGATCATGCAGGGCGCGAGGGCGGTGGAGCGGGCCAGACCGATGGGCCCGGCGGTGGTGGGCGCCGGCAGATGCCCGGTCCCGGCCGAGGTGCTGACCGCGAGGGTCAGCGCAGTCACCGCGGCGAGAGCGGCCACCCGGCGCGGGCGTATGCGCCGGCGCGCGCGGCCGTTTCCTCGGACCGTGTCGCCGTCCCCGTGGTGTGCGTGGCCGTCCCCGTAGTGTGCGTGGCCGTTTCCTCGATCCGTGTGGCCGTCCCCGTGGTGTGCGTGGCCGTTTCCTCGGCCCGTGTGGCCGTCCCCGTGGTGTGCGTGGCCGTTTCCTCGGCCCGTGTGGTCGCCCCCTCGCCCCGTGTGGCTGTCCCCTCGGCCCGTGCCGGGCGGGTCGTCGTCGGTACGGCCCTCGTTGCCAGTACGGCCCCCGCCGCCCGTGTGGCCCCCGCCGGTCCGGCCCTCGCCGGTACGACCCCCATCTGCACGGCCTTCGCCGCGGCGCCCCCCGTCTGCACGGCCCTCGCTGCCGTGCCCCCCGTCTGCACGGCCCTCGCTGCCACGGCCCCCGCCGGCGGCGCGTCCGGGGCAGAAGTACTTCTGGCGCTCGTCGGGCACGCGCTCGTGAGAGAGGCGTATGCGGCGGCGGGGTGGCTGCGGCTGCATGCATGGACCTCTCGCTCCACGGCAGCCGCCGTTCTCCGGCTGCACCCTTGCGCTCACCCTGTGTCGACGGGGGCGAGGGGCGCGCGCTGGAGGAGACCGATCGTGGGAAAGCCGGTCCGCACGGGGGTGAATCCTGACCGGAGACGCATGGATGCCGGTGTGGCCCAGGTCACAGTGATTCTTTTCGTGGGCGGGAAATAACCGGGGACCCTCTCCCCGTTTAGCCCTGTGTCCGAGCGAAACGGGGACTGCTTCCCCGGATCGTGATCACCGCCCCCGAGTCCCGGCCGCCGTCGGGATCGCCGGGCCCATCGCTTGTGAGGAGTACGCCGTGCCGACCGCGACCACCCCGGTAGCATCGCGCAAGGTCCCGCGGCCCCGGGCCGACGCCCTGCGCAACCGGGAGCGGATCGTCGCCGCCGCCCGGGAGATGCTCGTCGAGGACGGCCCGCATGTGTCCCTGGACGAGATCGCCCGCCGGGCCGGCGTCGGCAACGCCACGGTGTACCGCAACTTCCCCGACCGCGAGGCCCTCGTCCGCGAGGTGGTCTGCTCCGTCATGGACCGTACGGCCGAGGCGGCCGAGGTGGCCCTCGCCGAGACCGGGGACGCCTTCGCGGCGCTGGAGCGGTTCGTGCACGCCTCCGCCGACGAGCGGATAAGCGCGCTGTGCCCGATGATCGCCAGCACCTTCGACCGGCACCATCCCGACCTGGAGGCCTCCCGCGAGCGCCTGGAGCGGCTCGTCGAGGAGGTCATGGGCCGGGCCAAGGCGGCCGGGCAGCTCCGGCCGGACGTCGGCGTCGGCGATGTGATGATCGCGGTGGCGCAGCTGAGCAGGCCCCCGGCCGGCACGGACTGCCTGCGCAGCGACCGGTTCGTCCACCGTCATCTCCAGCTGTTCCTCGACGGCCTGCGGGCACCCGCCCGCTCCGCCCTGCCGGGTACGGCCGTGACCATCGAGGAGCT encodes:
- the repSA gene encoding replication initiator protein RepSA; translation: MPDTLLDPITLGDVLRVASASDYARWEDQIRRTGGCSDPIHLTGWVLHKDKTSGETLHHYSTENEPGGRLRLACGNRRASRCPSCAWTYSGDTYHLIRAGLAGDDRRDIPATVRDHPRVFATLTAPSFGPVHNRPDHGACRCGTPHAPDAPELGTALDPDSYDYAGAVLFNNHAGQLWQRFTTRLRRELAARASLPRRELAEHLRVSYGKVAEFQKRGALHFHAVVRLDGPEGPGTPPPAWATVDLLTDALRAAAAHSYTSVSVPAAGDEPARTFRWGRQLDVRPVKAFGDDSDITEQAVASYVAKYATKAAENTGTLDRRIGELSELDRHQVPDHARRLITACRDLDSLYPDRRLWAWAHMLGFRGHFSSKSRTYSTTLGALRQERADYRAAQEASALGLDDREPDTVLVLADWQYAGHGHTPGEAALATTIARDLQLNRETARDALTDQLAREGAAA
- a CDS encoding helix-turn-helix domain-containing protein; this encodes MTTVTAELLTVPEVMTRLKLGRSKVYDLIRSHRLVSIKIDGARRIPIDAVRDFVLGQMEEAA
- a CDS encoding tyrosine-type recombinase/integrase; this translates as MASQRKRNPNGAGTITKRKDGRFQCAVYVLQPDGTRARKFAYGKTWAECDAKRRELLDKVDQGVPVPTKSAKLSEWLPYWLDNVIKPRRKLSTFDKYEAHVRLYLVPLLGAKRLESLGVADVRRFLVRLEKDTTAATAKESHRVLRSALSSACREELITRNVAKLVEPPRTDTPELHPWTLDETLDFLAASRKDPLYAAFVLAIAMGLRRGEIVGLRWSDVDLDSRVLYVRHQVQRRRGVLYDDDPKSRRRRAVPLPALCIAPLRWQRMRQAASRAKAGEKWQGSDYVFATRTGRPVEPRNLYRSFTRVAESAGLRVIRLHDARHGTATLLTAAGVAPRVVMEILGHSQISITMDVYTHVVQDTQREAMSHMDRLLRRRPGRQ
- a CDS encoding IclR family transcriptional regulator domain-containing protein translates to MPANPALDAEGAAAAAAEGSVEVTGPPGEAVGPLMRGVGVLRRLTEAGGTLSPSALERATGLARSTVDRITATLARMGYVRLDARDVVLAPRVMELGNAYLAALRLPALLGAHADALADELDESVSLAVADLDGIRFIHQATRRRALSVSFRIGDLLPVERTAPGPLFATGWTEPDWARWRARRAADPQGTAFPAVPPQQTAGDDEAAFTERVERARRDGWALDDQLIEPGLVAVSVPVRDPATGRPVCVASVVSHTSRHSAADLRTSLLPRLRTAVAAMEADLRTAPPPEPGPPPSGLATWTTASKHELGRDFVESLARGLTVLTAFGAGRSALPLTEVSRATGLSRATARRALLTHEHLGLVRAHPDRTFTLTPRVLDLGFPPLSRTTLPHLAEPHLRALAARLHEPTAMALLTEDGTEIQYTAGAGTSRVLTVHITVGARLPATATSLGRVLLADNSPAFPEIRAQGYALADEELESGLRSIAVPVRDRAGRAVAAVCVATHAARRTLESCVTDVLPALHTTAAHIQTDLHTASRFTPIPPT
- a CDS encoding M6 family metalloprotease domain-containing protein; translated protein: MAALAAVTALTLAVSTSAGTGHLPAPTTAGPIGLARSTALAPCMIHGGPDVQMTEGVPTPQGYARSTGTVHALTLMVDFSDAPGQGSAMDRFHEFFPQTQEWFRKASYGRLDYRPGTPITSWLRMPKPFRAYGIERGAPFDPGYRQLVRDIVAAADPHVDFRSYDILNVLVSPNAGPSALDTVLSVTFAGNGDAPVADGVPISNASFVYSRQDDGSGSYAHTGYRVLPHENGHTFGLPDLYTQEGGGAVGHWDIMSEDWGADNDLLGWHKWKLGWLDGSQVGCATTPGSADYLLTPLHTTGGGKLVIVPVDGHSSYALEVRTPGGNDEAICHPGVLVYKVDATVDTGRGPITVYDAHRNSGGCTHSPNVQAELSDAPFSPGETFKDPAHGISVQVVEKDEEGNYRVRVTRG
- a CDS encoding TetR/AcrR family transcriptional regulator, whose protein sequence is MPTATTPVASRKVPRPRADALRNRERIVAAAREMLVEDGPHVSLDEIARRAGVGNATVYRNFPDREALVREVVCSVMDRTAEAAEVALAETGDAFAALERFVHASADERISALCPMIASTFDRHHPDLEASRERLERLVEEVMGRAKAAGQLRPDVGVGDVMIAVAQLSRPPAGTDCLRSDRFVHRHLQLFLDGLRAPARSALPGTAVTIEELRQA